Sequence from the Helianthus annuus cultivar XRQ/B chromosome 13, HanXRQr2.0-SUNRISE, whole genome shotgun sequence genome:
aagaaagtgttctctctaaaacgcaatggactgaaaacacctaaaaatgtgttttacctaaaacgcaatgactaaaaacacttcaaaaatgtgtttttctaaaacgcaatggccagaaaacacataaaaatgtcttagttctaaaatgcaatggcctaaaaataccaaagaaagtgttctctctaaaacgcattgaaccatgacaatagttttgtctgtgaattgtctgaaccagtAAGTAGGAGATAAAAAACTGTCTACGAATGTAGTTTTTCAGAggcaatttacagaaaattaaattttctgatgcaGCTCAACctcagccaggggctctgccccttggacctcGCCAGGGGCTGCTGCCCATgggaccctgctaccaggggcgctgcccccggactcccgccaagatcgtaaaacgcaatgactataTCAAAAACCGAGatcataaaaatgaaattaaaaaattttacatggatcgaagtcggtttcttcaacaattgacgaaatttgaatgatagaaacacttatcagccatcgaatcgaacggatcgagtgattatcttcaaaatcacaggaaaaaatgagattttgtatgaaattaaactgggttttcttcaaaaaaaaaaaaaaaaactgaagaacACATTGATCGGGTGTTTAATTCaatgattggtgatgaaaatcgcactataatttggtgattattgagatagaaagtgaagaaatggttgaagatggtgggttttgaagttactgggagaagaaggaagaagaaatgatgcgtttgactaaaatacccttcctctttattttaaattttgccacatgtcattatcctattgcttcctatacttcttagccaaaataaacttcttATTTGATCCTCACCCATTATATCAAtgatataaaaaatataaatgtaAACACCTTGGGAGAGTGAGGTTTTGGGTTCAAGTATCACAGACGACAAAATTAAAGAAATTTGCCTTTcagaaaaaatatataaatatacaattaactctttcttttttttttttttttttgaaaagagaaTTTTATTAAAGAAACGGCCGGCCTGACAAAAAACCCAGGCCCGCACCACCAACCAAACTACACCATATACAACGGATACTTACACCATTCTCTCCGCACTATATCCTTATACTTAAACCTATTTTTAAGCCAAAAAAATTCCAGAGATCTACCTACTTCAAAAATATCTTCAGTATTACCTCTATCATTGTCAAACACAATATCATTCCTAGCTTTTCATATTACGTAACACATCACCATAACCAACACACGAATAATCTCCTTCCATTTGTTATCCCCATTAAAACCTTATGTAGCTATGTGATGTAAATAGAAAGTAGTGTGGcccaacaacaaaaaaaaatcagaatTAATATTTCTATTAGTATTTTTGTGAGTCTTAAATGTTAATTAAAGAAGAAAGTGTCTTAAACTTAGGTAATTATCCCTCAAGTTATCTAAAAGTCTAAAACACCATACACTATAACATCAAATTGTCAAAACACATGTTCATGATAAAAACTAAATCAGATTGTAACAGACCAAAAAACACCACAACATCATATGTAAACATAACACCACAAACAACTAATCAACTATATCAAATAAACAactgttaaaaaaaaaaccctccaACTTTACTAGTATACATCAAAAACACTATGTACATATAAAACACCCTGAAAGGATTACACGTGGTGTCATTAAATAAACTGGTAtactttttttttgaacagcaaacgaatcctccaaatgggctactggtgaaattcaccacatcgggatacactcgtctccgaattggggaaaaccctcacctagggcagaagcccgtgaacactcgcccaaaggcacgacagtgcggtgaggtaaaacccattCAGTTCAAGGAttgaactagcgatcgccgcctactcgcctagtctcccatcatcaccagatGCCTTTGAAAACTAATGGGGAGAAGCAGGAATTGAACTTAAGTCTCATGGAAACTCAaatctctcccttaccactccaccacaagCTCATTGGCAAATAAACTGGTATACTAAATGAACATCACCCAAGCAAAAAAACACCATATAGAATTACGAATTGCTGTTCTTGAAAATTGACATAATAGATGATTGAAAATTGAAGCTTTGCTTTGACGAATATTAATTACCATTACATAATAAACGAAAAAACAACATAATGATATTACCTGGATCGTCGTTCTCCATGCAGAATTACGAACTGGTGttcttgaatcatagatgtttggatgaaagaTGAATTGTATACGTATACTGATAAAAGATGAATTGGATGAAAGATGAATTGTAATATTTACGTATATTGataaaatattcaaaattcaaattccCTAAAATAACTCAGAAAAATCGGTTACATAAATTTAATCCTTAATTAGAACTATTGGTAGAATTACAATTATAACCTTAATCTAATGAAATTGATATGGAATCAtttaatggctgagattctttcttacctttctcaaaCTTTAGGTATTTTTTACACACgaacatctatatatatatatatatatatatatatatatatatatatatatatgtggctcttttttttttttttttttttgaaatgtatGATCTTAGCTAGTTATATTCATTGAAATTGAAAtacatatttattatttatacatGTTTGTCAACCATGAGAAAGCTTCAACTTTCTTCTTGGTGATTTGGGGGAAGAACGCACGGAACTGGCTGACTTGATGTCCTCCATATCTTCGGTTTCTCTTAGCAGTAATGCAGACGATTGGGTATGGTCTCCGGATAGCTCGGGTTCTTTTTCGGTCAGGTCTGTCAAGGATCTCATCGATGCGTCGGCTGGCAACAGGAATCTGTATGTTATGGATCGATGTTCTTGGGTTCCCTTAAAATGCAACATCTTTGGTTGGAGGGCCGAATTGAACCGTTTGCCGACATCGGATGCGTTGTTGAGTAGAGGTGTTGCTGTTGGCGATGGCCTTTGTCCTCTGTGCAAATCGGAGGCCGAATCTGTGGTCCATTTATTCTGTTCCTGTAGTTTGGCTTCTCTCGTTTGGCAGAAAATCAGCTGGTGGTGCCGTATTCCGCCGATCTATGCTTTCTCTTTCAGAGATGTGTTGGAAATTCACAGGTTCAGTAACGTGGCCAATAATATCAAATCGGTGATTCATGGTATTGTCTTAACAACGTGTTGGTGCCTCTGGTCTGCTCGTAATAAGGCTGTGTTCTCGGGTATTGAAGCCAAGGTGGAGTCGGTTTTTAGCGAGGTTAGGACCTTAGGCTTCCTTTGGTACAAATATAGAGTAAAGAATAATCCTATCTCATGGTCgaattggtgtaaatttgtaagtatttagttagttttctgttgtttgttttgGCCTGCCCGGTTTTCGGGTTTGGTTGgtgtttttaatgaagtttatctttcaaaaaaaaaaaaaacacatgtttCCGCGAACGTCATATTTTATGCAAAAAGCAGAGTCACCTCGTACCACTAGGTTTCTAAATTaagttttctttctttttttaatGGTAATTACTATATtggtgttatgaatatatttattattaatgtggttatcaacacctaaaatagaTTAGGCTTGTTCCACAAGTTTTCCTCAATTATATATAGTCTTTTGTATGTATTGTAATATACACCTCAAATTAATGAAATATTTCTCCCTattattttcttcttctttctttgctgttaggctagtttcacaacacgttatcagcacgagacTCTAAGCGCGGAGTTCTGGCAATTCATCTACGAAGtcgtaaaaaaaatcaaagttccCAAAACCGATTCCTACAAGTAAGTTTTAATTTTGATTCATgagatttattaattattaatcttGTATTAGTAATTCGTATTGATTTTTGATTGTTCAGTTTATCTTTTCAATTTTATCATCCATTCTAACTGTATATTACATCCAAGTATGATAACAAAAATTGATGAGATTTGCATGGATAAAAAGGGAATGTAGTATATCTGGTTAAACACTTACAATCATGTAacaatataattaataatatttCTTTTTGCTAGTAGGTTAGGAAACAATAAGACTTCAGAATAGTATGTTCAAGAAATAATTACTATAGTATGTAAATGTAGTATGTTCTGTGGATTTTGATGACAGTAACTCCAAGTTTGATGGTAGGAAGaaatattatgtttttaataagCGAATGTTATTTTTATTACGATGTctactagtggttttcatttgaaccttcccctatatatatataggggaaggttcaaatgaaaaccactagttaacgcgaaaactcgaaaactaattaaaaaaagccaaaaaaacatgcaaaaaaatttttttttaaaaatttttttttttcaatcaaattttcgcaggtttttttattaaaaaaaaaaaaatttcaaaaaaaaaaaaaaaaaaaaaaatttttgtgtagtgcacatgtgtaatactgcacatgtgtctgtgtactacacatgtgtattattacacatgtgcactacacaaattttttttttttttttttttttttgaaaaaaagttttttttatatataaaaactagcgatttttattaaaaaaattgaaaaaaaaaaaaaaaaaatttttttgtgtgttttttaggctttttttagttagttttcgagttttcgcgttaaaagtggttttcatttgaaccatcccctatatatatatatatatatatatattttgttaattcATTCTGTTCCGAATGTGATGTGTGACTTCACCGGATATTTGGAGTATTTCAGGAGAACCTAAATTTAATCGGCTATAAAAAAACCGGACAACAATAATTAAGAATTAAATTTTGAGTATTTGTGATAAGCATATAGAGTATAAGTTTCAGTATACTTGCTCGATTTTATAGTTTTCTAGATttacttttaatatatatttcTTCTCATATTACTTTTACACAATATACGATATTCAGCTAAGTTGATTATGGGCCTAACATACGTATCACCATGGTTCTCATTCGTTAAGCTTAGAAaattttaataaatttcattATCAGTTATTTAATTTTAGATGTGATAATTAATAAATGGTAGAATATATTTTTATCACAGATATTTAAAaagaaaggttttttttttttttttcattagcATATTTTTATCTCTACCAATAACTTTActttctaaaaaaaattaatcGGCATGGTTGttaatgatttctttttattatattatgaatgatgatgatgatatcccATATGTTTACATATTAACTTTGTTAAAGAATATGAGAAAAGTACAAGATTCGGATGTATAAACATATTTGCAAGTGAAATTTgaattaagattttttttttagtaAGATTTGTTACTATAAAAATACACTTGTTTGCAAGCAATAAAAGAGTCGTATGTTATTAAAACATCATGAAAACTTGAAAGTGATACTTGTTTATGGCAAATAATTGTATGTAAGATATACTTGTGCTTCGTTATATCGTGAcatacttaatttttttttatattttctttgCACCTCATGAAAAGAACATCTTACATCATTAAGTTTTTATTATAAGTCGTTTTATATGTATTATAGTCTTTTGTATTGTGTAGTGTATAATGTGGCCTTATGATGTACAAGATATTATATATGGTATCATTTGATCATTTATTTATATAGATTGTACCAAATAGAACTCAAAAACGAGAGTTATTGTTTTTATTACTACCATGAGAGAATAAACATGTTTTGATGAGACACTCGAAGTGTCGTACTCCCTAAATATCATTATTAGTTGGGAGAGGGTCATAAGATTTTAAACCGATACGAATTATATGACTTATATATAATCACTTCTCGATTGATATTATGTGAAGAGAATACTATTTATGTGAAAAAAGTGGATACAAATTTTCCATTTATCACACATGATTGTGAAAAAAATTGAAATTATTTTATATCCATATGACAAAGTAAATATGGAATGGTATAAAGCTTGTTCTGGTTATTCCGTTTTCTGAAGTGAATGTGATTATATCACGATGATTGAAAATGTAATGATCATAGACATAATTGAGAAATTTGTAATGATTGTCATGTTGACATCAATCATTAGAGGTGCTATCATAGCCAAGTTGATAATGAGATTGACTATCGGATTATAATAGCCAAGTTCATAATTGTAATAATGGCCATGATAAGATTGACCACTAGATGTGGTAAATTATGGGAGTAATTATATAAAGATAATATGTGGAGACAATGAAAATTGACATGACAATTTGAAATGATAGTTAATTGTTCTATCTCACGTTTTGTATTACatacatgcaagtaatacatatacggtcataaaccagaagtttatggatcataattatttaattagttggcatgaccggttagaccacaccgtgtcaatgatgatgtgaaacgtATTGAAGAATTAGAATTCTCCAAGTTGATAATTAACATGCAATAtttgctctcaagggaaattTATTATTTACCAAACAAAGTAGAGTGAGAatccctaaatattctggaagtgattaaaggatatgcatatcccaacatggtaccatttagtgttttaaatcgatgcatcgtctaaatggttatcaaatccacaacttGAAGTTTGTGcgattgtggcttagctaatgtgatagcaagcatattaatccatattagtatatttttttttggtaataatgaatttgattcccaagttattaacgatcatcggaataagtgttattgttgagatgatcactaaacgtctactattgattacaaagccaatgatcatgagatgagcaaaagttcatttaggtacatgtaattttacacATAGTACcattaattcacatcaagccaataagttatagttctccccatacagttggtttttaATCAGAaaccaaagatgtctcatcaaagattCTGGTTGTGTGACATATATTGAAAATCATCCACCACACCAcacaaagatgggacttctaaaaagtttgaaaacatgttgggtataaataatcgtctatTATTGAATACTTAAATCCATTAGTGAGAAATTTGTTTATGACTCATTATTTTTCACTTTAGTGAacgaatgttcccaacattagggggagataacaagcagttggaacgtgaaaatggaatgaattatcatgtcatcttgatccttaGACTATAAACGGTGAACCAGAAGTTCAAaggataattcatttaccaatattaaagaataaattaccagacaagttcactgacctaaatagagtgactaagtaagtcacataatcaactgcttatgctcctgttatatttgtgtcccaagaggacaaccacatagTTTGTAATAagtctattgcacgcctaaagcgtggtagactagttgattccaataataaaattcctcgaaaattggagcaagtatttaagatggtcaagtcgaggttatagtaataagatctcctgaagagacattagacatgatggttcaagaagaacctcaggtacctgaaaataaagagatctcgataagttgtatcatgtctaatatatgtatggaatcgaaataaaaatcgacgtcgttatacttttgtatataatatagcgcttgaaatgatgaaatgacgaggatcaagatttaagatctgcctatgaatgaaaatacataaatgattggccaaaatggaaagacgcAAAGTATGGCAGATTTAaattctctaatgaaatggaaagttttcggaccaacagtccatacaaccgAATTTGTAAAGTATGTTGGATATTAATGGGGCTTTTATGCGAATCATGTGAAATAAAAGTAAATGAGATAAGGAAAGTATGATGCACAAGAATTTTCGCAAAAACCCATGATTGATTATAATGAGACATATTCTCTACTGGTGGATGTAatgactttccaatattttattagtctggtaatacaAAGAGATAATTGATATGCGTTTTATaaatgttatgtatcacttgatactaaaagtttacatgaaagtccctcAAGGATTTGAATTATCAAAAATCATGTAAAATGAGTTCTCGAGAACGATATGATCGTTGTATACAAAATCatatttgaatatgttgaatataattggaactcctgatGAGTATCGTAAAGCATCTAAGTGCTTATAAGGTTAGTTGAAACATTTTAAggatgtaattcttgtgcaccaataacTATACATAGAAAACTTGTGCTTGGTTATTATGGCATCTTAATGTACAATGTAtaagcatggtacaatatggattaaATATTCAAGACAtccttgcatatgatatagaaatcAACGAGGAGGTATATGTTATAGAACTCCTAAAGAGTGAATGCACATACGTTGTTT
This genomic interval carries:
- the LOC110900425 gene encoding uncharacterized protein LOC110900425; its protein translation is MSSISSVSLSSNADDWVWSPDSSGSFSVRSVKDLIDASAGNRNLYVMDRCSWVPLKCNIFGWRAELNRLPTSDALLSRGVAVGDGLCPLCKSEAESVVHLFCSCSLASLVWQKISWWCRIPPIYAFSFRDVLEIHRFSNVANNIKSVIHGIVLTTCWCLWSARNKAVFSGIEAKVESVFSEVRTLGFLWYKYRVKNNPISWSNWCKFVSI